From the genome of Canis lupus familiaris isolate Mischka breed German Shepherd chromosome 20, alternate assembly UU_Cfam_GSD_1.0, whole genome shotgun sequence:
AAAGAGCCACAGGGCATGACTTCAACCACAAAAGTAGGTCTCCACGGGCACCTTGAAAAAGTCGGGAGCCTTCTGAGTGAGTTAATCACTCCCGAGACTCCTGCCCACTCAGCGGGAGGCCGCCGTGCTGCTGCGCCGTGTGCCGCTCCCCATCAGAGCCGTCCTGGGGCCGCAGCCCCCAGGCTCGTGCCCCACGGCCTCTCCCATTCAGAACAAAAAACGACATGAGGATTCAGGACTAGTTGGAAGTAATCACAACCCGGTGGGAGACCCGGgtggaaaggaaacaggcaacCTCTGCTCTGCCAGTATTTTGATACGTTCGCATTAAGAGCAGGTCAAAAAACACGAGTGCCTGACCCGCGTCAGCCATGGGAACCCAAATCCACCCCGCCAGCACAAGCGACTCTCGGCCACAGACCTTTACCTTCCTCCACCAGGATGTGAAGATTTGTCTCCTCTGTGGAAGCACAGGGGGCAGGCAGGCCGAGTTTGGCAGCGCTGCGCAGAGTCATGCGTCCCCGGGGCCCCTGCCTGGGGCATGGTGCTGCCCCCGGCTCCAGCTGTGTGGCGGGCAGCCTCTGGCTGCCATCTGGGCAGGGCCGCTTGGCAGGGCGGCCTTGGGCATCTGGGCAGGCTGGGCGCCCCGGGGCCGGGAGCACCGCAGGGCCACACCATGGCAAACCCGGGTCTTCCCCTTTGGCACACAGACCCTTCTCCCTAACTCTGGGAGGTGAGCCCGAGGTTGGCAGGCTGCTCTCTTTTTCGCCATCTCCCTCCGAGACCGAAGGTGCTCTCTGACACAAGCTGGGCTCCTGCGCTAGACTTCTTCCCCTTTTACTCGGGGTTGTCCGACTTCTGCAGCACGTTCTCGATCCACCACCATCCTGAGAACCACCTCTGGCTGAGGGGACCACCAAGGCTTGGGGGCTTCCACTTTTCCCGAGCTCCTTCTTGTGGTCCACTTTGCCCTTGGGGTCCTTTCGACAGGTGGGTGAACCCGACAGCCTTGGGTGTACACGTTCCCTCCTCTGAGGTCCAGAACTGCTCGGCACATCTTCCCGGAGACAAGAAGAGCTGGGGTCACAGAGCGAGGAGGCCAGTTCCGTGGGCTTCTCTCGTGAGGACAGAGCAGTTCTTTCTTCCCTTGAAGAGCTTTCTGGAGGCAAACCGGTTCTCTGGTTCAAAACATCCAAAGCCACTCGAAGTGAGCGTCTGTAGGCCAGCTCCTCCAGGGGTTCAGCAGGAACCTCACCCTGGGACGCTGCAAGGATGGGAAGCAAACAAAGCCTGGTGAGACCAGACGCTGTCGTCAGGGCATGGCCACCTAGGGCTGACTCGGTCTTTCGCACCTGAAGGGAGGACTGACCCCTCTCAGCTACAGCTTTCCCAAAGGGGGACAAGGCCACAAAACAACAGCTATTGTCCGAAGCTGCGGGACTCCgcttttctaaaaacaaactgACTGACCCCAACCTGATCGGGTTAGAGATAAATCCCTCCAGGTCACAAAAAAATACTGCCAGCAAAATGTACTCAGACGCTTCCTAAATCCTCCCAGCCTCGCAGCTTCAACTTCAATCAGGCTCAATAAAAAGCCTTGCCAACTCCATAAAGAACTCTGCCGGCAACGTGTTCTTGGGTGGCGGCGGGGGCGAGGGCCAGCCGATGAAAGGGACCCATTGTGGGCTGCTGGATTTTCCGTACTTCTGTGCGAGGGCGTTCAGAGCCAGAAAAGAGCATCACGGGCCTGGAGACTGCAGCCTGACCTCCTGGCTGCCACGGCCGTATTTACTCATCCGACACACAGACGCGGCACCATTTATGTGAAGGAGGTGACGGGTGCACTATCGCAACTCAGCGGGTAGGGCACCTCCATCAGCAGCCTTTTCCCTGCTTACTGGTAAAGGCCCTACGGACCAGCAGCCCCCGATGCGACCCGGGCAGAGGACGTGGAGCGTCCGAGAGGCAGCGGCTGACGCTGCCTAAGGTGCCCGCTGGATGCCACGTGCACCAAAAGCGGTTTTTCCAAACATGTAGGAAAACGGACTCTGGTTTATGAACGCCATGGAAAGACTCCTGGCCGATCTTTCCACGAGACTAACAGCTTACGGCACAGGGAGTATGTGTCCCCGCTGGAGCGGAAGGTCCTCCTGCTTAGTTAGGTCTGTCAGGCTGCCACCAGGTAAGGGCACAGCCAGCCCCGGCTGCGCAGAGCTCGGCCCTCCCTCCCACCAAGGAAAGGCAAAGGAGCTGGGGGTCAGTGTTCCATCTCCAACCAGCCTCACCCCACGGGGAGAGCGCCGGCAGATGAGGGGCACCCGCCAACGATGCTGGTCACATAGCCCTTTCTCCCCGGAGCTCAGCTATGGAATTTAAACATAGAACTCGCTGCTCTCAAACCCTGGGCAGAGAACGAACCAGATCCAAAACCCACTTTTACAGCCTTACTGTGGGactggggcgggagggggaggtggACAGCATCTTCCGCCCTCGCCTCATGGAGGCAAATACACACTGGAGGCCACGGGTGTGACCAGAGGTCCCAATGCTTGCGACTGACCACAATGGCAGTCGACAACAGGATCAGTTCTGGGGTAAATTCTGCAAAGGTCTAAGAAAATagatccctttccttctccttcggctcagggtcacCTGGAGAACAGGGTCTTTCCGTCTCCCACACCATCCCTTTGTCACTTAGGGATGCGCTCTTACCCAGGGAGGAAGCGATCCGTTCGATGTGTGCTGTCTTCAGGATTTCCACTTCTGTGCTTCTCACCTCAATTCTGCAGGGACAGAAACACCCGTTATCCGCTGCCAGCCAAGGCCACAGAGACGTTttcaaacatgtttttctttagaTAACAAAAGAATtagattcattttcttccttctcaaccTTCTACTTTAACCAAAAGTCACAGCTTGAGGTTAGAGGCAGCAAGGACCCTGGtgaatgtggcttttttttttccccttttaagaCAGAAAAGGTTGGttgaatttaagaataaaaatgaattcaaattgtGACTTTTATGAGGCAAATCCTACTTTCAACTGTACAAATAACTCCTTTGTTAGATTTTCAGAGTAGATGATAATGTCACTAAAACCTGTTTACAGCCCAGCAGGTGTGTTTTAGTTTAAAAGGATGTGCTTTCCTTTTAAACTCGAGCATTCAATTACCTTCCCAGCCGCAGGGAAAGTGTGAGCTGGGAACTAAGCGAGTTTAGGAGGCCGCTCTGAAGAGGGACGGGGACCTGGGGAGGCTGGAAGTGGAGCTGACGAGGTTTTACTCTTTCTGAATTGGGAATTCTTCCCTTAGACACAGCAATACCACAATCATACGTGATCTGGGCATTTTAATCATCCCGAGTAATATTATGTCCTTCCATCTCCGGGTAAGCAAGAGCGAGAGAGTAATGCGCTTCCACACGATCATGTGTTTGCCTTCTGAATGCTAAACAGTAGCATCTTACTAGATGGACAGGCTGAAACATCAAACATTTCAAAATTGACGGCCTGTCACTCAAGTTTCTGAGAAAAAGACACACAAACCCGTGGGAAGGAAACATCCCTATGTGAACCCCCAACAAGTTTCCCCTGCGTATAACTTATATTTATTCAATTCCTATACGGATCTCTCACACGGAATACATCATACAGACCTTCAACTTCCAAACagacgtaaaaaaaaaaaaatccactttccTTTTAAGGTTATCATGAGCACAACTCTGTTACAGTAGCTGAAAAATTACTAAGACCTTAAAAGCAAATTCACCTTCGGGGGAGGTGTGTGCAGTATCAGAAGTccgactcagaaaaaaaaaaaataataataataatatcaagaAACCCCACAACACTTAACTTTTCATCTAGGGAGAGTATCTGAACGCTTAGGaaaactcctttttttctcttatttttggttGACGTCTCAGTTCTGGCCAACACCTACATTAAGGGGGAAAACAATTGTTACCGAGATGTAAcggttaacagaaaaaaaaaaacaacaaaaaacactacGAGCTCCGGATGGAAACGCAGCAGGAGATTCTTAAAACCTACAACCCCCGGGGCCTCCAGCAACCTCCTGTCCAAACCCGTACTTGgaagatggggaaaccgaggcacaagAGGTCAGAGGCGGGCCGGGCAGCAGGCCCGGCTGTGCCTTGCAGTTGGGCACGCTCCCCCACTGCTTGCTGGAAGGTGTCCCCAAGGCACTGCCATGATTTACTCTCCCAGGGCTGCCTTCCAGATACTCCCTCGAGCCTCGAGCCACACGCCGCCCAGCGCGCCTTCTTAAGGCCGAACctgttgtctacttttttttttttttttcaaatttatttgtgatagtcacagagagagagagagaatgaggcagagacacaggcagagggagaagcaggctccatgcacggggagcccgacgtgggattcgatcccggatctccaggatcgtgccctgggccaaaggcaggcgccaaaccgctgtgccacccagggatcccctgttgtctACTTTCTATGCATGGACCAGACCAGGCGCTACTCCTGGAAGCCAAGCCCTGCAAGCACCAGCCCAGACACCCGGCTAAGCGGGGGCAGAGGAGCGGTGCCAAGTGCCGGGGCTCCTAGGTCTCCCCGGATGCACAGTGTCCGCGTCCCCCCGGGTGGCAATCGCGGCGGGACGGCTGTCACCTTGGCAGGCCACAGGCGCTGCTCCCACCTGCACAGCACATACTGGGCGTCCGTCATGACTGGGACGCATGTGGCACAAGCGGGGCGCCGGCAGCTCCGACGCGGGGTGCCCTGCAACACAAGGGCACAGGGTGCACGGGGTCAGGGGTCAGGCGGGGCGCTGGGGCCCCCGCAGGCCCGACGCCCGCAAACGGCTGCTCCGCGGCCCCAACGCCCGGCTCGCACCGCCCCCCGCGCGGGCTGGACCGCGGGGCCCCTCAAAGGACGGGGACAGCTGCACGCCCGAGCTCCGGGCCGCCGCCCACAGGCACCACGGGGGGGTCCAGGCCGGGGGTGCAcgcggcggggcccggcgggggggCGCCCGCGGcaggctcggctcggctcggctcgcgCCCCGGGGCCTCCGCGGCtcgcccctccccccaggcccggCGCCGCCgcctcggcccccgcccccggcccgcggggCGCAGCCCACAGGGCTCACCGGGCGCCCGGCCTCCGCAGCGCGGCGTCCCCGAGCCCCGCGCGGAAGCCGAGGAGGCCGCGGAGGCCTAACGGCGTCCAcacccgcgccctccccgccgccgcccgcgcccgcgctcaccgcctccgccgccgccgccgccccccgcggcccgggggcggggccagcctCGCGGCGCCCTCAagccccacccccgccgccgACCAATGGGGCGCGCGgacccggcccggccccgccccttccgccCGGGCGGCCGTGCGCGGGCTTGACTGACAGGCGCTGGGCGGGCGCGCGCGGCTGATTGACgggcgccgggcgggcgggcgggcgcgaaGCCGGGGGGCGCCTCCGGGCGCTGACACCCCGCCTCCGGGCGCCGCGGCCGGGAGAACCTTCCAGGCCTCCCAGGACCTCGGGGGCCCGAGGCCACGTGTTGCCGCGGTGCCCACGCGGAGCCGCTGCGCGCAGCCCGGAGGCAGGTAGCGGAGCCTGGGCTCGCGGCTCCGGGGGCGCCTCGCCTCTCCCCAGCCTTCGGCCCGGCGGGCGTCGGCGGCCCCAGCCCCTCGGAGGACGCGGGGGGCCCTgacggcggggggagggggctcggAGGGCGCGGGGCCGTgacgccgggggtggggggcgcgggggggctaggaggaggcggggagggcgcggggctcagagggcggggggggggacgcGGAGctcggggggcgcagggggggctaggagggggcggggagggcgcggggctcggggggctaggagggggcggggagggcgcggggctcagagggcgggggggggggacgcggagctcggggggcgcagggggggctgggagggggcggggagggcgcggggctcggggggctaggagggggcggggagggcgcggggctcggggggcgcagggggggctaggagggggcggggagggcgcggggctcgggggcgcagggggggctgggagggggcggggagggcgcaggGCTCAGAGGGCGGGATGGGGACGCGGGGCTCGGAGGGCGCAGGGGGGGCtaggaggggcggggagggcgcggggctcggggggcgcagggggggcggggagggggcggggagggcgcggcgTCGAGCCCCGGGCAGGGGCGGAGCGGAGGGCGGGGGccagagcgggggggggggggggggggggggggggggggacacaggggGGCGGGCAGTCGGCGTCCCCGGAACCGCGCTTCCCGCAGTGGGGGCGCTCGCGGGTGTAGACGCCGCTCGCGGGGCGCGGGTGTAGGCCGCGGGGCGCCGCCGGCGTCGGACGGGCGCGCTCTGAGTTGGGGCGAGCTTGCAGAACGGCGGTGCAGCGCGCCTTGGGGCGGCCCTGGGGGCTGCGggtccggcggcggcggccgggctcAGCGGGCAGGTGCACCCTGCGCAGCGGCCGGC
Proteins encoded in this window:
- the PWWP3A gene encoding PWWP domain-containing DNA repair factor 3A isoform X2, which produces MTDAQYVLCRWEQRLWPAKVLARTETSTKNKRKKGVFLSVQILSLDEKIEVRSTEVEILKTAHIERIASSLASQGEVPAEPLEELAYRRSLRVALDVLNQRTGLPPESSSREERTALSSREKPTELASSLCDPSSSCLREDVPSSSGPQRRERVHPRLSGSPTCRKDPKGKVDHKKELGKSGSPQALVVPSARGGSQDGGGSRTCCRSRTTPSKRGRSLAQEPSLCQRAPSVSEGDGEKESSLPTSGSPPRVREKGLCAKGEDPGLPWCGPAVLPAPGRPACPDAQGRPAKRPCPDGSQRLPATQLEPGAAPCPRQGPRGRMTLRSAAKLGLPAPCASTEETNLHILVEEDRQSSGDSMEFNPIHSILEEDEDDEEPPRILLYHEPRSFEVGMLVWLKHQKYPFWPAVVKSVRRRDKKASVLFIEGHMDPKGRGITVSLKRLKHFDCKEKQELLNEAKEDFDQAIGWCVSLITDYRVRLGCGSFAGSFLEYYAADISYPVRKSIQQDVLGTRFPQLSKEDPEEPVAGSPQGRRQPCRKVLPDRSRAARDRANQKLVEYIVKARGAEGHLRAILKNRKPSRWLNTFLSSGQYMTCVETYLEDEEQLDLVVKYLQGVYQETGSRTLARVNGDRIRFILDVLLPEAIICAIAAVDAVDYKTAEEKYLRGPSLGYREKEIFDKQLLEERSQRC
- the PWWP3A gene encoding PWWP domain-containing DNA repair factor 3A isoform X1, with amino-acid sequence MTDAQYVLCRWEQRLWPAKVLARTETSTKNKRKKGVFLSVQILSLDEKIEVRSTEVEILKTAHIERIASSLASQGEVPAEPLEELAYRRSLRVALDVLNQRTGLPPESSSREERTALSSREKPTELASSLCDPSSSCLREDVPSSSGPQRRERVHPRLSGSPTCRKDPKGKVDHKKELGKSGSPQALVVPSARGGSQDGGGSRTCCRSRTTPSKRGRSLAQEPSLCQRAPSVSEGDGEKESSLPTSGSPPRVREKGLCAKGEDPGLPWCGPAVLPAPGRPACPDAQGRPAKRPCPDGSQRLPATQLEPGAAPCPRQGPRGRMTLRSAAKLGLPAPCASTEETNLHILVEEGKDRQSSGDSMEFNPIHSILEEDEDDEEPPRILLYHEPRSFEVGMLVWLKHQKYPFWPAVVKSVRRRDKKASVLFIEGHMDPKGRGITVSLKRLKHFDCKEKQELLNEAKEDFDQAIGWCVSLITDYRVRLGCGSFAGSFLEYYAADISYPVRKSIQQDVLGTRFPQLSKEDPEEPVAGSPQGRRQPCRKVLPDRSRAARDRANQKLVEYIVKARGAEGHLRAILKNRKPSRWLNTFLSSGQYMTCVETYLEDEEQLDLVVKYLQGVYQETGSRTLARVNGDRIRFILDVLLPEAIICAIAAVDAVDYKTAEEKYLRGPSLGYREKEIFDKQLLEERSQRC
- the PWWP3A gene encoding PWWP domain-containing DNA repair factor 3A isoform X3; the encoded protein is MRPSHDGRPVCAVQVLARTETSTKNKRKKGVFLSVQILSLDEKIEVRSTEVEILKTAHIERIASSLASQGEVPAEPLEELAYRRSLRVALDVLNQRTGLPPESSSREERTALSSREKPTELASSLCDPSSSCLREDVPSSSGPQRRERVHPRLSGSPTCRKDPKGKVDHKKELGKSGSPQALVVPSARGGSQDGGGSRTCCRSRTTPSKRGRSLAQEPSLCQRAPSVSEGDGEKESSLPTSGSPPRVREKGLCAKGEDPGLPWCGPAVLPAPGRPACPDAQGRPAKRPCPDGSQRLPATQLEPGAAPCPRQGPRGRMTLRSAAKLGLPAPCASTEETNLHILVEEGKDRQSSGDSMEFNPIHSILEEDEDDEEPPRILLYHEPRSFEVGMLVWLKHQKYPFWPAVVKSVRRRDKKASVLFIEGHMDPKGRGITVSLKRLKHFDCKEKQELLNEAKEDFDQAIGWCVSLITDYRVRLGCGSFAGSFLEYYAADISYPVRKSIQQDVLGTRFPQLSKEDPEEPVAGSPQGRRQPCRKVLPDRSRAARDRANQKLVEYIVKARGAEGHLRAILKNRKPSRWLNTFLSSGQYMTCVETYLEDEEQLDLVVKYLQGVYQETGSRTLARVNGDRIRFILDVLLPEAIICAIAAVDAVDYKTAEEKYLRGPSLGYREKEIFDKQLLEERSQRC